The following coding sequences lie in one Zingiber officinale cultivar Zhangliang chromosome 2B, Zo_v1.1, whole genome shotgun sequence genomic window:
- the LOC122044995 gene encoding protein LURP-one-related 8-like, with product MAKVYPSATASSRPSFSAPPASSSEAATLTVWRKSLLFHGYGFTVFDSKGNLVFRVDNYASGSRAEIVLMDADGKPLLTIRRKKLSLGDHWLIYEGEAAGKPKFAVKKHVNLIGSRSPVHVTPCSPASESCLGYEVEGSYSRRCCVVYDDRRRQLAQIKRKEAAAGVALDADVFRLIVEPGFDAAFAMAIVILLDQMFGSRGSLLRV from the exons ATGGCGAAAGTTTACCCGAGCGCCACCGCGTCGTCGAGGCCTTCTTTCTCCGCCCCGCCGGCGTCCTCCTCCGAGGCGGCGACGCTGACTGTGTGGCGGAAGTCGCTCCTCTTCCACGGGTACGGATTCACGGTCTTCGATTCCAAGGGTAATCTCGTGTTCCGAGTCGACAATTACGCCTCGGGCAGCAGAGCGGAGATCGTCCTCATGGACGCCGACGGGAAGCCGCTGCTAACGATTCGAAGGAAG AAGCTGAGTCTGGGAGACCACTGGCTGATCTACGAAGGCGAGGCGGCGGGCAAACCGAAGTTCGCCGTCAAGAAGCACGTAAACCTCATCGGTTCGAGGTCGCCGGTCCACGTCACGCCGTGTTCCCCCGCCTCCGAGTCCTGCCTCGGCTACGAGGTGGAGGGCTCCTACTCGCGGCGGTGCTGCGTCGTCTACGACGACCGACGGCGGCAGCTAGCGCAGATCAAGCGGAAGGAGGCGGCCGCGGGGGTCGCCCTCGACGCCGACGTCTTCCGCCTCATCGTGGAGCCGGGATTCGACGCGGCCTTCGCCATGGCCATCGTCATACTCCTAGACCAAATGTTCGGCTCTCGTGGATCGCTCCTTCGAGTTTAG
- the LOC122044997 gene encoding probable calcium-binding protein CML27, whose protein sequence is MAVEGAADQQQLTDPAASPGRASPSFRLRTESLNTLRLRRVFDLFDYNGDGEITVEEIELALDRLGLGSDPAEIRSTVEAYVAPGRAGLAFADFEALHRALGDALFGGPPAAAEKEEEEEEDMREAFRVFDEDGDGFISAAELQAVLSKLGLPEGRSIARVQEMIGSVDRNADGQVDFGEFKRMMQGITVWGA, encoded by the coding sequence ATGGCTGTGGAAGGTGCCGCCGACCAGCAGCAGTTGACCGATCCGGCGGCGTCCCCCGGCCGGGCTTCGCCGTCGTTCCGCCTCCGCACCGAGAGCCTCAACACGCTCCGCCTCCGCCGCGTCTTCGACCTCTTCGACTACAACGGCGACGGCGAGATCACGGTGGAGGAGATCGAGCTCGCCCTCGACCGCCTCGGCCTCGGCTCCGACCCCGCCGAGATCCGATCCACCGTCGAGGCCTACGTCGCCCCCGGCCGCGCCGGGCTCGCCTTCGCCGACTTCGAGGCCCTCCACCGCGCGCTCGGAGACGCCCTCTTCGGCGGCCCGCCGGCGGCCgcggagaaggaggaggaagaagaggaggacaTGCGGGAGGCTTTCCGCGTGTTCGACGAGGACGGCGACGGGTTCATCTCCGCGGCGGAGCTACAGGCGGTGCTCTCCAAGCTAGGGCTTCCGGAGGGGCGCAGCATCGCGCGGGTTCAAGAGATGATTGGCTCCGTCGACCGGAACGCCGACGGCCAGGTGGACTTCGGCGAGTTCAAGCGCATGATGCAAGGGATCACCGTTTGGGGCGCCTGA